The genomic DNA TTCACAAGCTTCTTTACTCATCATCAGAGTCCACCATCCAGAACTTGGAATCTTGTTTCCTGAGCTTCTATATTTCCCATCCCTAGTTacgacgtggcacgacaaaaccgcgctgctCAAAACCACGCTGGTCAAAATCACgacgctaaagccgcgacgtcatcaccgcgggtcatcaccgccacgacaacagcgcggcaacataagggcgctttaaaacggcgccgcggcagaaagccgacttcatttaaggtaagcgttaggattaggtttaggggttaggtttaggtttagggttagggttaggtttagggttagggttagggttagggttagggttagggttagcgtcaggcttagcgttaggtttagcgttaggtttagcattagggttaggtttagggttagggttaggtttagggttaggtttaggtttagcgttaggtttagcgttaggtttagcgttaggtttagcattagggttaggtttagggttaggtttagggttacgtttagggttaggtttagggttaggtttagggtagtgggtgcttgggaatgcgcgattttgccctccgcgattatgtcatcgcggtagggttgcgtttttccctagcgcttagaacggcgcgatttagtcttcgcgcttatgtctccgcgcagaaggcggcggatttgtggtggaaccagttacGATACTCACAGTCCATTGGAGACATCCTTTCTCATACCCCCAAAATTCACCTCCCTACAAACGGCCCTGAGATTCCTCACATATCTGCTGGCTCTAAGCAGAAGAAGTTCTTGGaattaaagtaaaggttcccctcgcacgtatgtgctggtcgttcctgactctagggggcggtgctcatctccgttttaaagccgaagagccagcgctgtccaaagacttctccatggtgatatggccagcatgactaaatgccgaaggggcacagaacgctgttatctatttttctacttgcattttttacatgctttcgaactgctaggttgggcagaagctgggacaagttactccgttacgcggcgctagggattcaaaccacggAACTGCCCACCTTTTTGAtgggacaagctcagcgtcttagccactaagtgTTCTTCCTGGGTTCCCATATAAAATACACAGCCTAACCTTCtaatacacccatgttacagctagtccagaatgcagccgcgcaagcaatattgggtgtaccaaggtacacccatgttacacctatcctccgcgagctgcactggctcccgatcggtctccggacgcgcttcaaggtgctggtcatcacctttaaagccctacatggcctaggacccggatatctacgggaccgtcttctgccacatacctcccagcgaccgataagatctcacagggtgggccttctccgggtgccgtcaactagagaatgtcgtttggcggctcctcagcggggagagccttctctgtagctgccccggccctatggaacgatctacccacagagatccggaccctccccactctcgcggccttcaaaaagtctattaagacctggggctgttgacctcttgaatgaggtccagccccattacggttgagtgtgtgttgtgtttttaacctgctttgttttctttactttttaaactctttagtactttttaaattgtcttttatgtaagccgcccggagtccttcgggattgggcgggatataagtttattaaacttaAGCTTAAACTAATATCCAGGTCAACCCAGGTTCCTCACTCTTCCACCAAAGGGTTAAGAGAGCAAGCCACTCAACTCACATCGAGCTCAAAGGTTCGTAAGGCTGTCCGATACCCTCCAGATACGGGGGGCAGCAGGCGGAGAACTTCCTTAATGACACAATCCAAGTAGCGCAGACGATTCAGCTTCTCCAGGGTCACGTAAGGGTGGCAGCAATACTCAGATCTCTCCAGACTGCTAAAGAACTGGCCTGTTTCTTCCAGCCTGGACAATGAGCTAGGACCATTCGCAGTTCCACAGACAATATCCTGGGACACTTTAGCCATGATGTTCACGTCAGGTCCTTCCTCTTCCATCTTGGCCTCTCGTCCTTGTCCTCTTCCCAATCTGGATGGAAGAGGCAGACTGGAGTCACCATCTTTGCTTTCCTTTCCATGCGCAGGCAAAGTTTTTTGGGAAGGGTGGGATTTTGTTAGGAAATCCTCAACTGCAAAGCACTGGCACTGCCCAGTAAGGCCATCGGAGGCCAGTTCCTGCTGGATCTTTTTGATGACCAATGGGTGTTGCAATAAGAGTAAGATCATAGACGTCGTGGCGCTGGCCGTGGTGAAGAAAGCCGCAAATATTAGTTCGATTGCAGATTCCTGTAAGGCAAGCCATAGAGATCCGTGAATTAGAAGAGTGTTCctcttgttagcaatagcaatagcagttaggcttatataccgcttcatagggctttcagccctctctaagcgttttacagagtcagcatatcgcccccacagtctgggtcctcatttcactcacctcggaaggatggaaggctgagtcaaccttgagccagtgagatttgaaccgccgaactgcagaactgcagtcagctgaagcagcctgcagtactgcaccctaaccactgcaccacctcggctcttgttataGGGTTAGAGAGAGGCCTATCTATTATTacatctattattatttttagatctATTAGATCTTTCGGTTTTTATAGGCAGGCggcaaataaatacaacaaataaataaacgatGCATGCTGTTAATAAACTGAATGTCTCTTGGGCTTCCATCTCAGAGACCTTGctatcagaattttttaaaaaaagaatttaaataagACATTACTCAgccttttaaaggaaaaaaatgctaatttaaaaatttaaaccaAGAGTTTTGAGGATTCTAAGAGTTCCTATTGAACACTTATCAAAATGTTGGTGCTCTGAAAGCCCTTGGCAATATGCTCACAATATTTCCCTCTACTttacatgagccgaggtggcgcagtggttagggtgcaaccattctattctattctattctattctattctattctagtctagtctagtctagtctattcgtctattctattctattctagtctagtctattctagttagtctattctattctattctagtctagtctagtctagtctattcgtctattctattctattctattctattgtagtccagtctattctagtctattctagtctattctattctagtctattctagtctattctagtctattctagtctattctattctagtctagtctagtctattctagtctattctagtctattctattctagtctagtctagtctattctagtctattctagtctattctagtctattctattctattctagtctattctattctaatctattctaatctattctaatctattctaatctattctattctattctagtctagtctagcctATTCTAATCTagcctattctagtctattctattctagtctatNNNNNNNNNNNNNNNNNNNNNNNNNNNNNNNNNNNNNNNNNNNNNNNNNNNNNNNNNNNNNNNNNNNNNNNNNNNNNNNNNNNNNNNNNNNNNNNNNNNNaataaatttatatgccgcccaatcccgaaggactccgagcggcttacgtaaaaacaatttaaaagaatactaaaaaggtttttttttttttaaaaaaatgtgtattaAATGCGTATTAGAGGCACATCAATCTAAGTATTTAGGGGAAAATTCTTTTATCATTTGCACAGGATGTAATGTATATGCTGCATAccacaaaaatattttacaattttgctgaattttattttggttcGGATCAGCCGTTGAAAAGTTATTCTACGAGAGAGTTCCTCTTGAGAACTACGGTATTCATCTTTGAAATTCAGATACAATGGATTGCGaactctttaatttttaaaaagcaagtatcTTGTCAACCGTTTCCTACCAAAAGAGGCTCCCTAAATAGCACATTATGAACTACGTTCAGCGGATTCCATGTCTTTTacataaaaatgataaattttaacCTATGATTATGATAGCATTCATCCCTTGATTCAGACAATCACATCAAAGATAATTATTGTCAGGGTTATTTATCTCAGAATTTGATAAACGAACAAATATAACATTAGTTCTGACTCAAAAACTATGCACCCTAAAAGAATCTAAAAACGTAACTTATGGAAAACAAGTTAAGTAAACAACTATCATTTGGTATTAATGTCAATGTATCCCATACACATGGACCAAGTACACTTTTGCACATACattacgcatgcatgcatgcatgtatcaggggtgggtttctcgccccgttccaaccggttcggttggaacggggccggcggcgtcctcgtgcacgcgtgcggcgcacgcatgcatactagcgtctgtgcgatgctccagctgctcctggaggatcgcgcaggcgctgtatgcgtcctgcacatgcctggaagcgcagaactcgtcaaaactgggtaaggagcgcgggcgggcgagtgggcccttcgccgttcccggaagttacttacttccgggttcgccgaccaaccggttcgcagggaccgccgcgaaccggttgaaacccacccctggcatgtatgtatgtaaagggcttctttatatacatttgggggggggattagggTTTTTTCCCTCAGCATTGGTTCTTTTTCTTCAGAAGTTCTTGCACTCGATGGACTTCAATCTTTTGAAAGTACAAATGTGTATTAAAGGATGATgatctctattatctatcattaTGCGAAAGATGGAAAGAGTTGTAGGATGCCCATAATTCAGTAGAATGAATATACAATTATTTGGTCTTGTAGCAAACTTGCATAGCTGCTACAATAAAGACAGGTGTCCTATAACATCCTTGCCAGTATCTTATAGAGTATAGTGTTTAACTTATCAGGATGCTATCTTATTACAGTAAAtatatttgagagagagagagaaggtggggagggagaaagagaaagagaaagagagctaGGATACAATTCACCTAATCACAGTCAtagatttaaagtaaatttaaaaaacacatacTAAAGATTATGTCTTCTCCGAATGGGAAATCCCAGAATTTCATTATCAGCCTATTAAGCTAAGACAATGTAACTATGGGGATAAGATATTCACAGACATGTTTTTTTTTGGTCTAATCCTAtttataaatatagaaatatcTTTCTGAATACTAAAACTAAACGCATATATAATTTTGAGAAATTGTGTTTATACACAAAACGTAACCAAAGCATTTATTATTAACTTCTTTGAAAGGGGAATTATGCTAGTTTTTCTTTCAAGATACACTTACAAAGAAGACTTTCAAAAGCTCCATTGTGAAAACCCAGTCTTAAATGGAACAAACCATTGCTGAGAACATCAACCAATATTTAGGGAAACAGAGCAGTGATATTAAcctgaatattatttttaataagtgGTTCTAAAAGCTGAAATTCAAAAACTTACCTAGCTACTGTAATTAAGCACTAGAGGAAAACCGCATTCTCTTTTAAGCTACGATAATATATATTTCAAACAGACAACTCTCAGAAAAGATATAATCTCTCACACATTTGTAAGTGTTATCTAAACACACAAACTTTGGGGTTATGACAGCTGCACCACAGGGAATTGTTTTGTTCTGAAAAAAAGTCAAATGTTATTTGGGTTCATACTAATCCTTTGCAACTTAAATTATCCCAAAGGGCGAAATGCATTCTTCAAATCTATCTTTAAACCTTTAGGAACATCTTGAGAAATGCCTGGTCTTGTTATGTTCGTGGAATAAACacacaaacatgttattaattctTTATGGATTCAAAATTAACTAAAGGCTCTTTTgcgttaaaaaaaagaagattgtCAAATTGTGCTCTGATGAATGAGCCAGAATATTTGAAGGGTACAACACTTGCTAATCCTATTTTAGAAGCAAAGATTTAAATGTTAGTTTTGAAGAAAGTCGCCTAGAACAAAACAAGGTGGGTAAGATTAAGTTAAAAACAGAGTCCTATTTAATATGTTATAGCTGTTTTAagtagaggaaggaagaaatgctacATTGCAATGCTTCCTTTCACATCATTATAGGTTAAAATGGACCAGTTAACAAAAggatcacatttttttttagtttaaaactTGAAAAGAAGCTCATTGACAGAGACGTTTGACAAAGTTTCCAAAGGATATGATTCTGGCTAAATTATTTCTGAGTAACTACGGTAGCTAGTTTATACACAAAGTCttttaagacaaaaaaaaacccacaacgtCTGAAATAAAAGTGAGGGGAATTAGAAatatacattgttttattttttttattcatttcctaCTGTTTTCAAACTTGCTTAAGAGagtaagtcacctttttttacTTACTGATATTTTCCCTTaaaatgttctgatttttttctctttcttgttaACAATACACTTGCCACTTTAACAAAACTGTGAAtgatttaaaaagcttttaaaaagctttttaaatgtatttaaaaagcTCTCCCCTACACCATTCTTACTCAGAAGTTAAGTCTCGTTTAGGAGAACCCTACTGAATTTCAGTGGCACTTTGCCTCATGTAAATACATACATGACTGCAGCCCTCAACTACTAAAGCTTTAAAGCTTCTTTGAAACGCCAATGTTATGATATCGTGCagaatgtattttattccttCATTTGTATGATGCATAAACTTTACATACGTATAAATTAATAACCATGCAattttttccaaaaatgaaaTTGTACTGTAATTAGACTATTTTTGTCCTTAGGAATAATGcaatttttgtttttcaaaatacaaAGTATTATTTACTTGTTAACAATACAGatatcaaagacaaacaatattttttttaataggacACTGGTACTGCAAATCAGTCGCTTACAGGCAgcttaaagaaagaaatgtgcCTAGGACTAAAAGCCACTGGATTCCATAAAACCCAAAATATATAATGTAATATGTTGAACATTCATTACCGCGGTTCTTTAAAAGAAACCAAATGTGCTAATTTTaactcatttatttcatttcatttattaaatttataggccgcccaatcccggaggagtccgggcggcttacaatgaaagaaaaaacaaagaaagaaaagcaaaataagttaaaaaaaatagtttaaaatacacaacacacatacgttctaatcggggctggactttATCACTAAGGAATAGGATAAGCACTACCACGTCATGTCAAAAACGTTAGCAGAATGCGTTTATTTTTCCCTGCAACGTAATTCAATTCCATCTGCAAAACCTATGAAGTTGTGTATGGCATAGAATCTGTTTATCTgagggaggactggagggagggggagaaggaagggagggagtgtaccgggagagaggagtggtagagggggaggggaagtagggtagaggggaaggatggagggaagatggaaagttggaggggggcgaaagaaagggtgtatggagggtcgaagaggtatattgggtttctattttggggggtattgttgacaagaggaatggctgtgtttattgtttaatgttatatggccccggttatgcacagtatatatgtgactgtacgaaaatggaaaataaaaaaacacatttacaaaaaaaaaaaagaatctgtttATCTGCATTCCTTAATACGCTTAGTTTGGACAAGGGTTTCTACCTGTTGTAGAAATGTCCGtattagtcaaaataaaatagaagttgCCGTTCTGTGACCCCTGGAATGCTATCTCAAGGGGGGGGGATAAAGATTCCTTAGAAACAGACAGCTGACCTCCACCAGAAGGAAAACTGAAAACTAGCTCCCTTCCGCCATCTTGCACAGCTGGCTTTTTCTGAGGTCAGAAAACCCTGATCTCAGAATGCCCCAAAAGGGGTCACCACAAGAGCTACATAGGCAGCAAGAACCAAAGGTCTCTGCCACACTCCTGGCGTGTGGGAGAATCAGTGAACGGCTAGACTAGGATGAATGTACccagtgccggatttagatgaaaagaggccctaggctattccacttatgaggccctttcacctcccatttttaagattgtaaattacatgagagacaataaaatacatcattactgggatatatatcaatatatatcagtatatatagctggcctcccgacggagggcggctctgctctgcggcaaagggaGCAAAGCCAGCCACCTCCCCtcctgcgctcagctgcccgcctcggccccctcgccctcacctgcctggccgctggtgggctccacgtcttatatactgcttcatagggctttcagccctctctaagtggtttacagagtcagcatattgcccccaacaacaatccgggtcctcatttcacccacctcggaaggatggaaggctgagtcaaccttgagccggtgagattagaaccgccgaactgcagatagcagtcagctgaagtggcctgcagtgctgcaccctaaccactgcgccacctcggctcttttatgaGATCTTAATGAGAGGTCCATAAGCACTACATAAATGCAGTAGCGCCCTCTGACTTGTGGAGAAAAAACCCCCACTGGAAACGGTTCTGAATGAACAATCACAAAGTTGAAAGCAATAGAGAGAGCTCTTATGCTAAGTAGCAATATAGAATTCCTCTTCCTGAATTTGcctaatctcttttttaaaaagttgcccaAAAGTCCGGCAAACTGTCAGAAAGTTATGAGAAAGCAATCATATATTTAGTGTTACATATATTGATGACAGCAAGAATCATATAtgctaaatattggaaaaatgcgAACACCCCATCAGATGACGATATAATTAGGAACATctgggattgtgctgaaatggatagattaaccttaaaatttaaagataaagaagactcGAAATATTATAGAACGTGGAATAAAGTTTATGAATGGATAGAGAAAAGAGGTAGATTTGAGAGGGAAGTTGATGAATGTCATTAACAGTACGGAAAATAAAGATGCTACAGAATTACggatataatatggaaaaattgtaaataggctaatgtaagtagaaatttagttaaagcgcgttttcttttctctttttttccccattggttgtattattataaaaactgtaaatatattATTGTCATAGTTATTAACTTGTTAAGTATGTTAAGAGTTGCAATTGATTTTTCTTTGGCTCTGCTTTTGcaataaaggggggaaaaagaaaagaaagaaagaaaaagttgtccagatttatctatttttaatctCTTGTCTATTAACCCACACCAGAATACTTGTTTTTTCACAGCCACCCCATACTAGAACAACATTTTTACTGAActgaggtatttttttaaaaaaaaatgtagttctTATCGGAAGAgagttaggatttttttttctagactGGCCTTAAAATATACTGAATAATTTGAAATCAATCAGAAAACATAATCCTGCCCAGGAGACTATGGAagtccactttaaaaaaaacaaaaccatcctTAGGAAAAATACTGTGTAAATTTATCATCCATGCTAGGCGGGATACTCTTCTGTGTGTTTCCCATGTAGTGGAACTTCTAAGGGAATCACTGAAACAGCTGTATGGATTTCTTTAGCTAACTATCAAGCTTTTTTTTATACATGTGCTATATAGTATTTGTAGTGAAAATTGCCAGTCTGTATTGCCCTCACCTCCAAATCTTGTAAAGTGTCAAGAAATCACACCGAGGGCCTAAGCTGTTGTTGAGATAACTGGCTTCCATTAGCAAGCATGTGATTGGCAGGACGATAacgtttttttctctctcacaggtcagctactttttaaaaagagggcAATCCTGCTGATCCATCTTTTAGCTATTGCAACGTCCCAATTCTCTTGCCTTTTAGCTTTGATATGGTTCAAGCTTTCCCCTTTGAATCAGCCCCCCTACCTGTCATCAGCCCCTCTGCACCAAACAGCAAATATCGGGAGCGTGACCTCAGGGCAAAATCCGGGTGGGCAGGTAAAACCTGACCACTGGACTTAACTTCCTTATCTTTCATATCCTCCGATTCACGAAACAGTATCAAATTCAAACTGAAGAACAGAAGCCCTGACCCCTTATAAAGGACCCTCTGAAACGCTTCTGTTGCTTTTCTAAGTATTCTTGAAAAGAACTGTCATCTGCCCTATCAGGAGAGAAATGAATCATAAACAGAGGAGACGGGAAGGGTGTTAAAATCCTTCATGTCATCATTAAATATCATCAACACGGGTTGTGAGTTAGGCCGAAAATAAAATAAACGGGCGGGCAATTTAACTCGAATTTTGcattcaaaagcagaaaaaaagaatgTAGACAATTGACTGCAATAATTGTTGCATAAATACTTGAGATAATAATATACTGTGTATATTTATagttatacacacaaacacacacacacatattttgtatgtatgtatgtatgtatgtatgtatgtatgtatgtattgatttaattttgatttattggatttctatgccgccctattcccagaggtaggtaggtaggtaggtaggtaggtaggtaggtaggtaggtaggtatgtaagtatgtatgtatgtatgtatgtatgtatgtatggtgtcacaacccctggtatgcccaaatattatttatcagcacaaatgcaacacacacacacacacacacacacacacacgttgtatttgtgctgataaataaataaagagagactagtatagatctatttcaagctatttagctctcatcagctagccatacccttactgggattcgaacctgtgctaaatagcttgaaatagatctatactagtctccctttatttatttatcagcacaaatacaacacaaattgtaacaaaggcaacagtaaaaatattgggtttctgtctggatggtctcttgtgacgagccgatggacagagaatggaagtagtgaacttcctcccatatttgggcataccgggggttataactttaaatatatataaaagatatatataaaaataaaatatggattttgtAGTCTACTGCCCAGGAGATgcgtgaaaaaaaaaaaactaggctaGCAAAGAAAGCTTGTAAAGTGACTGATTGATTAGCtgtgtaaagggaaaaaaaattaaaacaatatttttctaaTATGCGATAGGATTAACCTATATCCCAGGTCAAAGGAACAAAGATGTTCATATTCCTCCTGTTTCAGTTTTAGAGCTGTAGAATAACCCTATCCtagaataaatatttttgaatataaTTTCTGTTTGTAAAgataatattgtaataaaatgTTTCCAGTTATGCTGATCTCTAAaatcaaatacattttaaagaaaacacaTTAAACTtaatttacctttttttaaaaaacttatagCCATATAACCCCCTATAGAAATAAGGCAGTCTGCTAGCATATATTTAAAACGTAATTTCATTAAAACGTACAACTGGGTAAATATATTAGAATTCAGCCTTATGTATCGATCATTTAATTTATGATCTTAATATATAACCTTTTGCTAGTTGGACTGTTCTCATCTAAAATGATGAAATTTTCTATAACAAATGAATTGCCAGGAAAATCCTTAATCTCATTTTTGGTAAGAATGACAAAATCTTCCTGTTATGATAACTAATAACATTTGTTGCAAAATTAAAATGGTATTTGATTAATTCATGGAATTGATCATGAACATTTCAGGAACATAAATTTTCATCCATTACTTTGCTGGATCAGAATAAGTTTTCAACCAAAGATAAAGTTAATGGCTATTTCTGCTGTTCAGAGGCCTACCCTTCATCTTGCACTAATGAATCGCAGAAATTAATTAACCAGTATATGAAGAAGAGTTTCCTTCTCCATATTCCTTAATCACCAggaaatctcaatttcttttcctGCTCTCAATATTACAATTGCATGAACCTAAATAATGCCATCTTTTTTTCATCTTTGATTGTGTGTTAACTCTATTTCTTCAAAAATGTGTTACCTTTCATGAAGCACTTATAAACATTACCAAAATACAGTGATAATAACCTTCCTGTTATTGTTATTCAAGAGACCCAAGTTACAAAATGTTACAAAGCTCAGAGAATACAGAATCTGAAATTGGGAAGATAGGAGAAATCATCAATGTAAGAACAAAGAATAgatgaagtagcaatagcaatagcaatagcagttagacttatataccgcttcatagggctttcagccctctctaagcgatgtacagagtcaggatatctcccccaacaatccgggtcctcatttcacccacctcggaaggatggaaggctgagtcaaccttgagccggtgagattagaaccgctgaactgcagataacagtcagctgaagtggcctgcaccctaaccactgcgtcacctcggctctaagcAAACACCTACCCCAGTAACACAACAAACCCACCATCAGGGCTAACATATAGTTTCCAACTCATCTAGTTCCATACTGAATTTTTACTCTAGTTCTAAGACACTTGGTGACCAATATTTTGAGTGAACAAGAGAGCCAAACGCAGAGAACAAATCTGCTGGCAACTCTACTTCATGCTTTAGCCGCGGGATACCAAGTTTCTTACTCAAGTTGCAGATCTACTGTTAAGATTCTGGGCTGCTAAACCTCAAACGTCTTGGTCCTCCCATTCCAAATTAGTACATCCATATTTTAAAACTGAACTTGTAACCTcacacttgttaaattagtagaaATTCGTCTGGTGAGTTATTATCTTTTGCTTCAATACGCCAAGTGAATTACAATTAAAGTGAGCGTATACATAAATCTGCTTTCCCTCTAGTCCAGTCAACCCATTATTGTTGCAAGGCATTGATATCTGCCCGAATCCTGACCTTATCATGCGGATTGCACAAGTAGTATATTTAAGCAGAAATAATGAAGTTATGCTTatccaaaatattaaaaatagaacaaattCAGGAAATTTATGTAATCTTATGTGCTCTTATGCAGTCCATCTTGAGATATCATTAACCAAAACCTGAAATATATTCTTTCTAGTTGTGCAGTACTGtactccctccctctatctccccttcacacacacacactcactcacacacatctTTGCACTGGTCATCATCCAGTTGATTCATTGGAGTTGCTTTTTAATAGGAAAATGTAAACAATCACCAGTAATTTTTGACAGGTACAAATACTACATCTAAATGTAATGAAACAGAATGGTATGGAAATATGGTGCattggcctaggacctggatatctatgagaccgtcttctgccgcatacctccctaagaccgataagatcgc from Thamnophis elegans isolate rThaEle1 chromosome 15, rThaEle1.pri, whole genome shotgun sequence includes the following:
- the LOC116518364 gene encoding cytochrome P450 26C1 gives rise to the protein MELLKVFFESAIELIFAAFFTTASATTSMILLLLQHPLVIKKIQQELASDGLTGQCQCFAVEDFLTKSHPSQKTLPAHGKESKDGDSSLPLPSRLGRGQGREAKMEEEGPDVNIMAKVSQDIVCGTANGPSSLSRLEETGQFFSSLERSEYCCHPYVTLEKLNRLRYLDCVIKEVLRLLPPVSGGYRTALRTFELDGYQIPKGWSVMYSIRDTHETANIYQSPPDTFDPERFWISPEEDQEAHKSAASLRFHYIPFGGGVRNCIGKELAKAILKMLAIELVSTASWELATAHFPEMQTVPIVHPVDDLQLYFHSLKAGHESSSGAGKANA